The DNA segment GACCCGCACTGGCTGTACCGGCTCAACCAGGGCGTCCATGTCACCCTCGGCATCACGCTGATCCCCGTGCTGCTGGCCAAGCTGTGGTCGGTGATCCCGAGGCTGTTCGCGCTGCCGCCGGCCCGCTCACTCGCGCACGCCCTCGAGCGGATCTCCCTGCTGCTCCTGGTCGGCGGCGCGCTGTTCGAGTTCGTGACGGGCGTGCTCAACATCCAGCTGGACTACATCTTTCCGGGGTCCTTCTACACCCTGCACTTCTACGGGGCGTGGGTCTTCATCGCCGCGTTCGTCGCCCACGCCGTACTGAAGATTCCTGCGGCGGTGGGGAACCTACGCCAGCTCGGGGACGAGGAACCGTCCGAACCGGCCACGTCGAACCCGGCCCCGCTGAATGCGGCCCCGTCCGATCTGGTCTCCCCGCGCCCGGATCCGCCGACCGTGTCGCGGCGCGGTGCCCTGTGGTTCGTCGGGGGTGGCTCGCTGCTGCTGTTTGCGACGACCGTCGGGCAGAGCTTCGACGGGTTGCCGCGGCGCACCGCCCTGCTGGCCCCGCGCGGTGGAGCCGAACCCGGCAGCGGCCCGAACGGCTTCCAGATCAACAAGACAGCCCGGTACGCCGGGATCGACGCGTCGGAGACGGCCGACGGCGCCTGGCGACTCGTCGTGACCGGACGCACCGGCACCGTCCGCCTGAGCCGTGCCCAGCTGGCCCGGCTTACCCTGCACAGCGCGGCGTTGCCCATCGCCTGTGTCGAGGGCTGGTCTACGTCCGACCAGTGGTGGCGCGGGGTGCGGCTGAGCGACCTCGCCGCGCTCGTCGGGTATGACGACGATTCACCGGACGTGCTCGTCGAGTCCCTGCAGCGGCGCGGAGCCTTCCGCCGTGCCGCCCTGCGGGCCAACCAGGTCGCCGACCCGCGCTCCCTGCTCGCCCTGTACGTCAACGGCGAGGACCTGTCCCCCGACCATGGCTTCCCGGCGCGGGTCATCGTGCCCGCGGCGCCCGGCGTGCTGAACACCAAGTGGGTGGCCCGCATGACGTTCGGAGAACTCTGATGCGCCGACCGCGGATCCCTGTAGGTAGTCCCTTCCAAATTCTGCTGCTCGCGGCCTCGTTCGCCCTCGCCGGCTATGCAGGCGTTCGCCTCCTCGCCGGCGACTGGTTTGCGGTGGCGGTGTGGTTCGTGGGCGCGGCGCTGCTGCACGATCTCGTCCTGCTGCCGCTGTACGCGGTGGCGGACCGCTCCGTCGTACGAGGGCTCGACGCGGCAGGCCACCGGGAGTGGGTGAACTACGTCCGTGTCCCGTCAGCGCTGTCCGGTCTGCTCCTGCTCGTGTGGTTCCCGCTGATCAGCGGGAAGGTGGAGCGGCGCTACCAGCTGGGCACCGGACTGTCCTCGGAAGGCTTCCTCGCTCGATGGCTGCTGATCACCGCCGTGCTCTTCGCCGGCTCGGCGCTGCTGCTGG comes from the Streptomyces sp. NBC_00443 genome and includes:
- a CDS encoding molybdopterin-dependent oxidoreductase, which codes for MGRGPASGVSRTYGRAMTRSPSSPGFWRSPLRGPWLTSVLGVVLLGGITVLFVTGLVSYAAYNPNLARVNDQTPDKGILGFYLFPWPTDPHWLYRLNQGVHVTLGITLIPVLLAKLWSVIPRLFALPPARSLAHALERISLLLLVGGALFEFVTGVLNIQLDYIFPGSFYTLHFYGAWVFIAAFVAHAVLKIPAAVGNLRQLGDEEPSEPATSNPAPLNAAPSDLVSPRPDPPTVSRRGALWFVGGGSLLLFATTVGQSFDGLPRRTALLAPRGGAEPGSGPNGFQINKTARYAGIDASETADGAWRLVVTGRTGTVRLSRAQLARLTLHSAALPIACVEGWSTSDQWWRGVRLSDLAALVGYDDDSPDVLVESLQRRGAFRRAALRANQVADPRSLLALYVNGEDLSPDHGFPARVIVPAAPGVLNTKWVARMTFGEL